From one Desulfobacterales bacterium genomic stretch:
- the brxL gene encoding protease Lon-related BREX system protein BrxL gives MAVLDDLDIKLLEHFRGYVVKKDLVRSVKVGANVPVFVLEYLIANSCSTDDEEKIRTGMENVKKVLSEHYVNPEESSLIHSKIRERGRYKIIDKISVELDSKKDIYWARLLNSNIKNGNISDRLVKQHEKMLMGGIWAIIDVEYDPNIKIGQNIFPFVITEIKPIQLSSFDNSRIINKRKAFTKGEWLDILLRSCGYEPSAEGITDRIKMLLLARLLPLVESNLNFIELGPRSTGKSFVYKELTPYAVLISGGQGTVAKLFVHGSTGKVGAVGQWDAVCFDEATDRIFKERDAVPLMKDYMESGSFSRAGAGGEITGAASIILNGNINQPVETVLQTSHLFSPLSDQVNNDTAFLDRIHFYLPGWEMVKFAPKHFTSNFGFSTDYFSEVLKSLRRVTYTDAPEKYYSLGSHLKQRDTKPVKKTVSGFIKLLHPDGNYTKDDVREYVEIALEMRRRVKEQLKRIGGMEFWDTNFSYIDKDTQEEFFVGLPEEKGSHLIENTPLQPGVCYTSTSDGENVALVRIETVAAPGSGKLNITGVNNTVVKENIKNTYQYIKANEKAILSDKHCLKNYDITIQVSNLLGAAISSGIGSAVYIAIVTALYKKNLKAGLAVLGNISVGGAIERAANFADKVTMLSENGARVVIVPMDNLNELSNIPPTVLGNTDVPFYQNNQMLMQKAILLD, from the coding sequence ATGGCAGTATTGGATGACTTGGATATAAAGCTTCTGGAGCATTTCAGAGGCTATGTCGTAAAAAAGGATCTTGTTCGTTCCGTGAAGGTGGGCGCTAATGTTCCCGTTTTTGTGCTTGAATACCTGATAGCCAATTCCTGCTCCACGGATGATGAAGAAAAGATCCGAACGGGAATGGAAAATGTAAAAAAGGTGCTTTCAGAACACTATGTAAACCCTGAAGAAAGCTCTTTAATCCATTCCAAGATCCGAGAAAGAGGGCGTTACAAGATCATCGATAAAATATCGGTTGAACTGGATTCCAAGAAAGACATTTATTGGGCCAGACTCCTGAACAGCAACATCAAAAACGGGAATATCAGTGACCGCCTTGTAAAACAGCATGAAAAAATGCTGATGGGTGGTATCTGGGCCATCATTGATGTCGAGTATGATCCGAATATTAAAATTGGTCAGAACATTTTCCCGTTTGTCATTACAGAGATTAAACCGATCCAGCTTTCTTCGTTTGATAACAGCAGGATCATCAATAAACGCAAAGCGTTTACCAAAGGTGAATGGCTGGATATTCTCCTCCGCAGCTGCGGGTATGAGCCAAGTGCCGAAGGTATCACCGATCGAATTAAAATGCTCTTGCTTGCACGTTTGCTGCCGCTTGTCGAATCAAATTTAAACTTCATTGAGCTTGGACCTCGTTCAACCGGAAAATCCTTTGTTTATAAAGAACTGACCCCTTATGCGGTATTGATATCCGGTGGACAGGGTACCGTTGCCAAGCTTTTTGTGCACGGATCAACCGGGAAGGTTGGCGCGGTGGGCCAGTGGGATGCCGTCTGCTTTGACGAGGCAACCGATAGAATTTTTAAAGAACGGGATGCGGTTCCGTTGATGAAGGACTATATGGAGTCCGGTTCATTTTCCCGGGCTGGCGCTGGAGGCGAAATTACAGGGGCAGCATCTATAATCCTGAACGGTAACATCAATCAGCCGGTTGAAACCGTTCTCCAGACATCTCATCTTTTCAGCCCTTTATCTGATCAAGTAAACAACGATACGGCGTTTCTCGATCGTATTCACTTTTATCTTCCCGGATGGGAGATGGTCAAATTTGCTCCAAAGCATTTCACCTCCAATTTTGGTTTCAGCACAGATTATTTTTCAGAGGTTTTGAAATCGCTCAGGCGGGTTACTTATACCGATGCTCCCGAGAAATATTATTCACTTGGATCTCATTTAAAGCAGCGTGATACCAAGCCGGTTAAAAAGACTGTTTCCGGTTTTATTAAACTCCTCCATCCGGATGGCAACTATACTAAAGATGACGTTCGGGAATACGTAGAAATCGCTTTGGAAATGAGGAGACGGGTTAAAGAACAGCTTAAGCGCATCGGGGGAATGGAGTTCTGGGACACCAATTTCTCATACATCGATAAAGATACCCAGGAAGAGTTTTTTGTAGGCCTTCCGGAAGAAAAAGGCTCTCATCTTATTGAGAACACACCACTTCAACCGGGGGTTTGCTACACCAGTACAAGCGATGGAGAAAATGTAGCACTGGTCCGAATTGAAACGGTTGCAGCCCCAGGCTCAGGGAAGTTGAACATTACCGGCGTCAATAATACAGTCGTCAAAGAGAATATCAAAAATACCTATCAGTATATAAAAGCGAATGAGAAAGCGATACTGAGCGACAAACACTGCCTGAAAAATTACGACATTACCATTCAGGTGAGCAACCTTCTTGGGGCAGCGATTTCATCCGGAATAGGCTCGGCTGTATACATTGCAATTGTCACGGCATTATACAAAAAGAACCTTAAGGCGGGCCTGGCTGTGCTTGGGAATATCTCAGTCGGCGGTGCGATTGAACGGGCCGCGAACTTTGCGGATAAAGTGACCATGCTCTCTGAAAATGGAGCCAGGGTGGTGATTGTCCCAATGGATAATTTAAATGAGTTGTCTAATATCCCCCCAACAGTACTCGGTAATACGGATGTGCCTTTTTATCAGAATAATCAAATGCTGATGCAAAAAGCGATATTGCTGGACTAA
- a CDS encoding patatin family protein: MINLKHTGLVLEGGGLRGVYTSGVLRFFMDKGLFFPYVIGVSMGACNAASYISRQPERNRIVNIRFVNDHRYLSYRRLMTRGELFGMDFIFNTIPHSLVPFDFKTFMESDQKCITGVTDCETGSPLYFEKNELGKDYMTILQASSSLPFASKPVHYKGRTLLDGGMSDSIPIQKSMTDGNTRNILVLTRPKGYRKKRPAMRCLFPVRYPRYRGLCNALATRYIRYNKTMDFIDQMEQNGDVFVIRPPSALEVGRVERNQAKLYGTYDQGYSDAAGSFPELCTYLKSTSATNYEIL, from the coding sequence ATGATAAATTTAAAACACACGGGACTGGTTCTGGAAGGCGGAGGTCTCCGGGGCGTATACACATCGGGTGTCCTCCGTTTTTTTATGGATAAAGGACTCTTTTTCCCTTATGTGATCGGCGTTTCCATGGGCGCATGCAACGCGGCCAGCTATATTTCCCGGCAACCGGAACGGAACCGGATCGTCAATATCCGCTTTGTCAACGACCACCGGTATCTCAGCTACCGCCGGCTGATGACCCGGGGCGAGCTGTTCGGCATGGATTTCATTTTCAACACCATCCCTCACTCGCTGGTCCCGTTCGATTTTAAAACTTTTATGGAAAGCGATCAGAAATGCATCACCGGTGTTACCGACTGCGAAACCGGAAGCCCCCTGTATTTTGAAAAAAACGAGCTGGGGAAAGATTACATGACAATCCTGCAGGCCTCGAGCAGCCTGCCGTTTGCATCAAAACCGGTTCACTATAAGGGCCGCACCCTTCTGGACGGCGGAATGTCGGATTCAATTCCGATCCAGAAAAGCATGACCGACGGCAACACACGAAATATTCTCGTATTGACCCGCCCCAAAGGCTATCGAAAAAAACGACCGGCCATGAGGTGTTTGTTTCCTGTGCGTTATCCCCGTTACAGGGGCCTGTGCAACGCCTTGGCAACCCGCTATATCCGGTACAACAAAACCATGGATTTCATCGATCAGATGGAGCAGAACGGAGACGTTTTCGTGATCCGCCCCCCCAGTGCCCTGGAAGTCGGCCGGGTGGAACGAAACCAGGCAAAGCTCTACGGCACCTATGATCAGGGCTACAGCGATGCGGCCGGAAGTTTTCCGGAACTTTGTACTTATTTGAAATCAACATCAGCCACTAACTACGAAATTTTATAA
- a CDS encoding GxxExxY protein, with protein sequence MKTNSQGFLYKEETHQVIGCAFEVLNTLGHGLLEKPYENALVVEFGLKQIPYQQQARFSVIYKSVPVGEYIPDLIVFDKIIVDAKVIEKIGNNEKAQIINYLKITGLRVGLILNFKHAKLEWDRIIL encoded by the coding sequence ATGAAAACGAATAGCCAAGGCTTTTTATATAAAGAAGAGACCCATCAGGTGATTGGCTGCGCATTTGAAGTGTTGAATACGCTGGGGCATGGCTTGCTTGAAAAGCCTTATGAAAACGCTTTGGTTGTTGAGTTTGGATTAAAGCAGATCCCTTATCAGCAGCAGGCCAGATTCTCCGTTATTTATAAATCCGTGCCGGTTGGAGAATACATTCCCGACCTGATTGTGTTTGATAAAATTATCGTCGATGCCAAGGTGATTGAAAAAATCGGCAATAACGAGAAAGCCCAAATTATCAATTACCTGAAGATAACCGGCCTGCGCGTTGGCCTGATACTTAATTTTAAACACGCCAAACTTGAATGGGACAGAATCATACTATGA
- a CDS encoding adenylosuccinate synthase, with amino-acid sequence MSNIVIVGTQWGDEGKGKIVDHLAEFADIVVRFQGGNNAGHTMVVNNQKLICHLIPSGILQKKTCIIGNGVVVDPEVLLSEIEYLAGKGFNIGPDNLKISDKAHLIMPYHKKIDIAREEKKGARKIGTTGRGIGPCYEDKATRRGIRCIDLLEPDVFSEKVYSILEEKNFYLKQYFSADTLDAEEIIRQYNGYALRLAPYIQNISIELNQAIDAGKQILFEGAQGSHLDIDHGTYPYVTSSNTVSGNACCGSGLGPKVISGVVGIVKAYTTRVGKGPFPTELFDETGTRIQDKGAEFGATTGRKRRCGWLDMVVLKNAVRLNSLTGLVITKMDVLGGLEQINICTGYEYQGSIIHDFPSSLKTLFACKPVYESLPGWGEDISGVRRVEDFPENAKKYLKRIEQLSGVPIDIISVGPGRHETIIVNNPFQ; translated from the coding sequence GTGTCAAACATAGTCATTGTTGGAACCCAGTGGGGGGATGAAGGAAAAGGGAAGATTGTAGATCATCTGGCCGAATTTGCCGATATAGTGGTTCGCTTTCAGGGCGGAAACAATGCCGGTCATACCATGGTCGTCAATAATCAGAAGCTCATCTGCCACCTGATTCCTTCAGGCATTCTTCAGAAAAAAACCTGTATTATCGGAAACGGTGTTGTGGTTGATCCTGAAGTCCTGCTATCCGAAATTGAGTATCTTGCCGGCAAAGGATTTAATATCGGCCCTGACAATCTGAAAATCAGCGATAAGGCTCATCTGATCATGCCTTACCATAAAAAGATTGACATTGCCCGGGAAGAAAAAAAGGGCGCCAGAAAGATCGGCACAACCGGCAGGGGAATTGGCCCCTGTTATGAAGACAAAGCCACCCGCCGGGGCATACGATGCATTGACCTGCTGGAACCGGACGTATTTTCAGAAAAGGTATACAGCATACTGGAAGAGAAAAATTTCTATCTCAAACAATATTTTTCTGCCGATACGCTGGATGCAGAAGAGATCATCCGGCAGTACAACGGCTATGCATTACGACTGGCTCCTTATATTCAAAACATATCCATTGAACTCAACCAGGCAATCGATGCCGGAAAGCAGATTTTGTTTGAAGGCGCCCAGGGATCTCATCTGGATATTGACCACGGCACCTATCCCTATGTCACCTCTTCCAATACGGTTTCCGGCAATGCATGCTGCGGTTCCGGACTCGGACCGAAGGTGATCTCAGGCGTGGTCGGCATCGTCAAAGCCTATACCACCCGGGTTGGCAAAGGGCCCTTCCCCACCGAACTGTTTGATGAGACCGGTACCCGTATTCAGGATAAGGGCGCGGAATTCGGGGCTACCACCGGCCGGAAACGACGCTGCGGATGGCTGGATATGGTGGTTCTGAAAAATGCGGTACGGCTCAACAGCCTCACCGGTCTGGTGATCACCAAAATGGATGTTCTCGGCGGGCTTGAGCAGATTAATATCTGCACGGGGTATGAATACCAGGGCAGCATCATTCATGATTTTCCATCCAGCTTAAAGACCCTTTTCGCCTGCAAGCCTGTATATGAAAGCCTGCCGGGGTGGGGGGAAGATATTTCAGGCGTACGAAGGGTCGAGGACTTTCCGGAAAATGCGAAAAAATATCTCAAGCGGATCGAACAATTATCCGGAGTCCCCATCGATATTATTTCTGTCGGACCCGGTCGACATGAAACCATCATTGTGAACAACCCGTTTCAATAG
- a CDS encoding 4Fe-4S binding protein: MNVSSVKLVYFSPTGTTKKILEEIASALKIDTIDIVDGTKPATRTGNPQPFHDELIILGAPVYGGRLPSDAADWFKSFTALKTPVVLIVVYGNNAYKDALKELQDIADAAGFIPVAAGAFIGEHSFSTDEQPIARDRPDAMDVLNAREFGERIRNKLFQNKSFDTMGPLNIPGNFPYKQSPSFPNIAPVTDAGKCSRCGACVNVCPAGAINKDDMADTDPEKCILCCACIKCCPNGAREFKDGFISTITNKLYHGCRERKEPETYL; the protein is encoded by the coding sequence ATGAACGTATCGTCTGTTAAACTTGTATACTTTTCGCCTACCGGTACTACAAAAAAGATTCTGGAAGAAATCGCATCGGCTTTGAAAATCGACACGATTGACATTGTCGATGGTACAAAACCTGCCACAAGAACCGGCAATCCGCAGCCCTTTCATGATGAGCTGATTATTCTGGGCGCTCCGGTGTATGGCGGCCGGCTCCCCTCCGATGCGGCGGACTGGTTTAAATCATTTACAGCCCTCAAAACGCCTGTTGTACTGATAGTCGTATATGGAAACAATGCCTATAAGGATGCCCTGAAGGAATTGCAGGACATTGCTGATGCGGCCGGATTCATTCCGGTTGCGGCCGGGGCATTTATCGGTGAACATTCCTTTTCGACCGATGAGCAGCCGATTGCTCGGGACCGTCCGGATGCGATGGACGTTCTCAACGCACGCGAATTCGGCGAACGGATCCGGAACAAACTTTTCCAAAACAAATCCTTTGACACGATGGGGCCGCTCAACATTCCAGGGAACTTTCCGTATAAGCAGTCCCCCTCCTTCCCGAATATCGCTCCGGTAACAGACGCCGGAAAGTGCAGCCGTTGCGGCGCATGTGTAAACGTCTGTCCGGCCGGCGCCATCAATAAAGACGACATGGCCGATACGGATCCGGAAAAATGTATTTTATGCTGTGCGTGCATCAAATGCTGCCCTAACGGTGCAAGAGAATTCAAGGACGGGTTTATATCAACCATCACGAATAAATTGTATCATGGGTGCCGGGAACGCAAGGAACCTGAAACGTATCTCTGA
- a CDS encoding class I SAM-dependent methyltransferase translates to MADSKLTTFYDRISDKYDLVMNLTGYTILSRLVFKKLPNRYTSPRILDLGCGTGITTRLIEEKFLNARITALDNSENMLNIYRKKFPENEVMLGDFNGENGFYAYPGMKRAPLPPGAFDIVVSVGAVLEYGIPDKVFSFIYDVLKTSGMAVIIGAKKSFFTDIVGTICWRYKLPDTREILSTIGQSGFRHISCNGSGNRFPANFFKEIIIAYK, encoded by the coding sequence ATGGCTGACAGCAAACTTACAACATTTTACGACCGGATATCGGACAAGTATGATCTGGTAATGAACCTCACCGGATATACCATTTTGAGCCGCCTGGTTTTTAAAAAACTGCCAAACAGATATACATCTCCACGCATACTGGATCTTGGCTGCGGTACCGGGATTACCACCCGGCTGATCGAAGAAAAATTTTTAAACGCCAGAATAACCGCACTGGATAATTCGGAGAACATGTTGAATATCTATCGGAAAAAATTCCCCGAAAACGAGGTCATGCTGGGTGATTTTAACGGGGAAAACGGCTTTTATGCATATCCCGGGATGAAACGCGCCCCCCTTCCCCCTGGCGCCTTTGATATCGTCGTCAGTGTTGGAGCGGTCCTGGAGTATGGAATCCCGGATAAGGTGTTTTCGTTTATCTATGACGTATTGAAAACCAGCGGAATGGCCGTCATTATCGGCGCAAAAAAAAGTTTTTTTACTGACATCGTCGGAACCATTTGCTGGAGATACAAACTGCCGGATACCCGGGAGATATTGTCAACCATCGGCCAATCCGGCTTCAGGCATATCAGCTGCAATGGTTCCGGCAACCGCTTTCCGGCTAATTTTTTCAAGGAAATCATAATTGCTTATAAATAA
- a CDS encoding PglZ domain-containing protein, whose product MIDKWFKKDLQGIFEQHPVAVFIDESGDAEFLLRTVGTEYTIHTAHSEIEELHVKYLIERGQPSPEKYLIYTHTDKDKLKYVREYCETNGCLEIRYLQNYIKDKVHQTLNLNINLPKDEIIAAAKVSVGKDRTYWMDLSHKGATEIFDLKKELLPFIHDPKAYAKEKYDAQLRETFYRKVNDLLKQEYISKPAQTLAGEVVKAMLDAMAYGKCYPILEAVYYNWLDSVSCRDSFSGYLDDYSLPADMDIWSVHPNHPFRAVDENWLKIIGENIGNKKAIPDYLARISQRNQSKQAKALGITFWADVRTLLEFDPKDIAYLGTFSECVGFYTKRFYKLDTAIRNLYAEFLNKRDLLEPFQEHYKQLVSIFFDKWFKFFDGYQEDQTGILQRIIDENSGKTAVIVGDGVAYEIACQVAATVNSRFKLARNAIVADIPSETENNMSRIYMANGVTEKVQGNREKYLLEKNPDISIDFIRLDDVNEEARPAQFLICTYKDFDDMGEKLQHKALRYFPETIDFFAQKITLLLNSGYLKVYLITDHGFVLTGLLSESDKISVSLGGASGKAERYIRTENRQPSLSDGCIEVEKNYENFNYLYFSKNMNPFKTPGVYGFSHGGVSPQELITPYFCWEHTGSPAKSLMAMIENKEDLKSVTGELFQLKIKSDKGADDLFSMERKVCLVFFSNKVQVNKSDVFVIRRDQLVSKEYTFDGNPVIEVQLLDAQTKEQLDRAMIKQNKDRDLGGLF is encoded by the coding sequence ATGATAGATAAGTGGTTTAAAAAAGATTTGCAGGGTATTTTTGAGCAACACCCGGTGGCGGTTTTTATTGATGAATCCGGTGATGCAGAATTTTTGCTGCGCACAGTCGGGACAGAATACACCATTCACACGGCTCACTCAGAAATCGAAGAGCTGCATGTGAAATATCTGATTGAACGAGGACAGCCTTCACCAGAGAAATACTTGATCTATACCCATACGGATAAGGATAAACTGAAATATGTCCGGGAATACTGCGAAACCAATGGCTGCCTTGAAATCCGCTACCTGCAGAACTACATCAAAGACAAAGTCCACCAGACACTGAATCTGAACATCAATCTTCCTAAAGATGAGATCATCGCTGCGGCGAAAGTCAGTGTGGGTAAAGACCGAACCTACTGGATGGACCTGAGCCATAAAGGGGCAACGGAAATTTTTGATCTGAAAAAGGAACTGCTTCCCTTTATTCATGACCCGAAGGCTTACGCTAAAGAAAAGTATGATGCCCAGCTGAGAGAAACCTTTTATCGCAAAGTCAATGACCTGCTGAAACAGGAATATATTTCCAAACCGGCTCAGACCCTGGCAGGTGAGGTGGTAAAGGCCATGCTGGATGCAATGGCGTACGGAAAATGTTATCCGATTCTTGAAGCCGTCTATTACAACTGGCTGGATTCAGTAAGCTGCCGGGACTCTTTTTCCGGCTATCTCGACGACTACTCACTCCCGGCCGATATGGATATCTGGTCTGTTCATCCCAACCATCCATTCCGTGCAGTGGATGAAAACTGGCTTAAGATTATTGGTGAAAACATAGGTAACAAAAAAGCCATACCCGATTATCTGGCCAGAATCTCACAGCGAAATCAGAGCAAACAGGCTAAAGCACTGGGAATTACGTTCTGGGCAGATGTCAGGACGCTGCTGGAGTTTGACCCCAAAGACATTGCCTATCTCGGCACTTTTTCAGAGTGCGTCGGGTTTTATACAAAGCGCTTCTATAAACTCGATACCGCAATCCGGAATCTTTATGCCGAGTTCCTGAATAAAAGAGATCTGCTGGAACCATTTCAGGAACATTATAAGCAGCTTGTATCCATTTTCTTCGATAAATGGTTTAAGTTTTTTGACGGGTATCAGGAGGATCAAACCGGCATACTTCAGCGAATTATCGATGAGAACAGTGGAAAAACTGCTGTTATTGTTGGGGATGGTGTGGCCTATGAAATTGCCTGTCAGGTTGCAGCAACGGTGAACAGCCGCTTTAAGCTTGCCCGAAACGCTATTGTTGCAGATATCCCTTCCGAAACGGAAAACAACATGAGCCGAATCTACATGGCCAATGGCGTAACGGAAAAGGTTCAAGGCAACCGGGAAAAATATCTGTTGGAGAAAAATCCCGACATATCCATCGACTTTATCAGGCTTGACGATGTGAATGAGGAGGCAAGACCTGCCCAGTTCCTGATCTGCACCTACAAAGATTTCGATGATATGGGAGAAAAACTGCAGCACAAGGCGCTGAGATATTTCCCGGAAACCATCGATTTTTTTGCTCAGAAAATAACCCTGCTCCTGAACAGCGGATATTTGAAAGTATATTTAATTACAGATCATGGATTTGTTTTGACAGGGCTGTTGAGTGAATCTGACAAGATTTCAGTTTCTCTGGGTGGGGCGTCTGGAAAAGCAGAACGCTACATCCGCACAGAAAACCGGCAGCCGTCGTTAAGCGATGGGTGTATTGAGGTAGAAAAAAATTATGAAAACTTTAATTACCTCTATTTTTCCAAAAACATGAATCCGTTCAAAACTCCCGGCGTTTATGGATTCTCTCATGGTGGCGTTTCACCGCAGGAACTTATCACGCCTTATTTTTGCTGGGAGCATACCGGCAGCCCTGCCAAATCCTTGATGGCGATGATTGAAAACAAAGAAGATCTGAAAAGCGTTACCGGTGAATTGTTTCAACTGAAAATCAAATCCGACAAGGGGGCTGACGACCTTTTTTCGATGGAAAGAAAGGTCTGCCTGGTATTTTTCAGCAACAAGGTTCAGGTAAACAAGAGCGATGTTTTTGTAATCCGGAGAGATCAGCTTGTTTCAAAGGAATACACCTTTGATGGAAATCCTGTGATTGAAGTCCAACTTCTGGATGCCCAAACAAAAGAGCAGCTCGACAGAGCAATGATTAAACAGAATAAAGACCGAGACTTAGGCGGACTATTTTAA
- the tadA gene encoding tRNA adenosine(34) deaminase TadA — protein MNSMHQTYMKLALQEAAKAGQIQEVPVGALLVSGSGEVLSAAHNQTIFLSDPSAHAEILALRQAASAIGNYRLLNTTLYVTIEPCLMCMGAIIHARVARVVFGAHDLKWGAAGSLYNLASDSRLNHQPEIISGVCEEECRTLIQDFFRSRRKQAVMTQ, from the coding sequence ATGAATTCAATGCATCAAACATATATGAAGCTTGCGTTGCAGGAAGCAGCTAAGGCTGGACAAATTCAGGAGGTTCCTGTAGGAGCATTGCTGGTTTCCGGGTCCGGCGAGGTTCTTTCAGCAGCTCATAATCAAACGATTTTTCTTTCAGATCCTTCAGCCCATGCCGAGATTCTCGCATTGCGTCAGGCAGCGTCAGCAATTGGTAATTACCGGTTGTTAAACACCACCCTGTATGTTACCATCGAGCCCTGTCTGATGTGCATGGGCGCTATTATCCACGCCAGAGTAGCGCGTGTGGTGTTCGGCGCCCATGACCTCAAATGGGGCGCAGCAGGATCACTTTACAATTTAGCCAGCGACAGCCGGTTGAACCACCAGCCCGAAATAATATCCGGTGTATGTGAAGAAGAATGCCGCACCCTGATTCAGGACTTTTTCCGGTCCCGGCGCAAGCAAGCCGTTATGACTCAATAG